The DNA window GCACTCTCAGGTTGGATTTGGCCGGTTTAACCAGGGATCTTATCCATGATCTTTATACAGCGTTCCACCCGCTCTTTTTTCACTTTCAGTGAGCGCACCACGGGGAACTTAAGCCCCTGCCACTCGTTCAGCAATTTGCCGAGCAGTTCAGCATCATCGTGGTTACAGTTGGACGGCAGCATGGCATTGGCGTAGCTCACCAGGAAACGATCATCGGCGCTGTCGTTAAGCTTGGGAATAGTGTCGATAATGGTGTCCAGATAGGGCGTCCTCAGTTCTGGGTGTTCGTTATTGAACAGCGAGAACATGATGAACTGTTGTTCCCTGAGTTTGAGGTTGGCCGCGTCATTTTGTATGGTGCTGAACCACTTGGCTTTGACATCGACCAGAGGGCGCGACACCTCGGTCGCCAGGGCGCTCAGCTTGCCCCGATCGGAATTGTCGCGCTGTTTCTCTTCCTCCAGTAATCGCTGATAGTCACCTTGAAGGAAGCGGTTCGCCATGCCAACCAGGCGCCAACGTTTATCCTGATCCAGGGTAAAGCCATCGAGTTGTTCCTTACCGCTGATAAAGCCCAGCAAGGTATGCCAGTGGCTTGGACTGTCGACGCTGCCAATGTACAGATTAAACCAGAGCTTTTGCAGATCGGAACCCGGCTTGGCAGCCTTAAGCTGTTGCCAGGCGAAGCTTTCAACATTGGTGATTTCTTCTTGTACTTGTTTGCCTTGGCGACGAGCTTCCCACAGAACGTTATTAGCATACTCCAGACCATCCACCACCAGGGCTATGATGGTTTCGTCCTGTTCCTTGGGCAGGTTGGCCATGGCAAAGTCCACATATTCCATGGGCGTGATCTCTGCCTCATTGACACCGTCAATCAGGCTTTGCCACAGCATCAGGCGGGTATAGTTGTCTGATACACCGTTGATATGTGTCTTCAGGGTTTGATGGGACTTTTCGTCAAGAATCACCTTGGCATAGGCAAAGTCGCCCTCGTTGGGGTACACCATATCCGGGCAGGGGGCGCCGATAAGTGAACTGACGTCGGTATTGGCTCCCCGATAGATCAGATCTTCAACCCGGGTCTTGGTGAGTTTGCCGGCCTTTTCATTGAAGAGGGCAATACGGGTTTTTTGGGTGCGCAGGGTACTGTCGTGCTCGCCGTGGCCCTGTTGCAGGCTGAATTGGCTGATACGCTCATCTTTACACTGATAGCTGACCTTGATGTTGTTAAGTCCGGAAGTGTAGAGCCATTCCTTTGACCAGGCATCGAGGTTAACCCCTGAACTGTGTTGCAGCGCGCCGATAAAGTCGGCCAACTGGGTGTTTTTCTCGCTGTGGGTTTTCAGGTAGTGACTGACGCCCTCACGGAACTTGTCCTCGCCCAGATAGAACCACAATTGCTTGAGCACTGAGCCACCCTTGCCATAGGTGATACCATCGAAGTTGGAGAAGGCTTCGGTGGTATTGGCGACATCGAGTTGAATGGCGTGGGTGGTGACCGAATCGTCGGTCCCATAGGCCCACTGCTTGGTGCTGCTGTAGTAATTTTCCCAGACTCCCGGGAACATCTCGGTTTTATACAGCGCCAGGTTGGACATAAAGGTGGCAAAGCTTTCGTTGAGCCACAGGCCATCCCACCATTTCATGGTCACCAGATTGCCAAACCACATATGGGCCAGTTCGTGGGCTATGGTGTTGGCATGATTACGGCGGGCATCAAGGGTTTTTTCTCCGCGGCTGATATAGCTCTCATTGAAAGTCACTGCGCCGACGTTTTCCATGGCCCCGGAGTTGAAATCGGGCACCATCAGCTGGTCGTATTTATGGTAGGGATAGTGGATATCAAAATATTGATTGAAAAAGGCAAATGACTTCTTGGTCGGCTCAAACCATTCCTCGGGCTTGACGTACTTTGCCATGCTCTTGCGGGCAAATAGTCTTAAGGGTACGTCACCGGCTTTGTCTTGCCACTGGACAAAGGGACCGGCGTGCAGTGCAAACACGTATGAAGAAAAACGGTCGGTTTGCTTAAATTGCCAATGCCTGGTGTTTTCTTGTTCATCTATGCGGCTTTCCCTTTGGTTGGAGATCACCTGCCAATCGGCGGGCGCCTTCACATCCAGCAGGTAGGTGGCTTTTAAATCGGGCTGGTCAAAGTGCGGGAACAGGCGGTTGGCATCGTAGGGCTCAAAGTCCGTGTAAAGGTAGACGGCATTATCTTCGGGATCTTTGAAACGGTGCAGTCCGGTACCCGTATTGCCATAGTTGGCGCGGTAGCGGATTTCGATGCGGTTATGCCCATCAGCCAGTTGTTGCGAGGGGATTTCGATAAACCATTTGCTATAAGTAAACTCGGCCGGCTTACCGTTGATGAGTATGGTTTCCACGGCTCCCTGATAAAAATCCACCGTCAATGGCAATGTTGTCAGCGGTTTATAGTCAAAGGTGATCACACTGGTACCGGAAAAACTTTCATCGCCCAGGGTGAAGTCGACGGATAACCGGTAATCGACCTTGCTGATAAGGGCGCTGCGTTGGGCCGCATACCCCTGTTCCAGTGCATCGGACTGCACCCGTGGCGCAAATGCTATTTGAGTTACAGCCTCAGTGGTGTTGGTTGCAACCTGGCCAGGAGCACTACTGCATCCCTGCATCAACAGAAGTCCGGTTAAGGTGCTGGCGATAATAGATTTTTTCATTAAAGAAGATCCCCTTTCTTGAGTCAGTGTCCGTGTATAACACAAGCTCGATGGTTATCAGAGTGTAAAAATTGTAACCGGGGGTGAACCGTAGAACGCAAGGCGCAGCAGCGTGGCCAAGTTGGGCTGGGTGCCATAAAGAAGAGCGCCAATAGGCGCTCTTCTTTATGGGGGAAGTAATGGGATTATTCCACGTTCTGGATCTGTTCGCGCATCTGCTCGATGATGACCTTGAGTTCCACCGCGGCGGCCGTGACTTCTGAATTGATGGACTTGGAGGCCAGGGTGTTCGACTCGCGATTGAATTCCTGCATCATAAAGTCTAGGCGACGCCCTTCACTGCCACCTTTTTTGAGGATACGGCGGGCCTCATTGACGTGGGCCTCGAGTCTGTCCATTTCTTCGGCAACGTCCTGTTTCTGGGCCAGCAACACAAGTTCCTGCTCCAGGCGGGCGGGATCCAGCTCGGCCTTGATCTCGGCGAGACGGCTGGTGAGTTTTTCCCGCTGCCATTCCATCACTTTCGGCATGTGAGCTCGCACCAGGGCGATTTGGGCTTCGACCCCGTCAAGGCGGGTCAACAGCATCTCCTTGATGGCGCTGCCTTCGCGGCCGCGAGCCTCGATAAATTGATCGATTGCGGTGTCAAAGGCCTGCAGCAGCTCGGTGCTGATGGTATCCATGTCCTGCTCGGCTGTGGCGATAACGCCGGGCCAGCGCAGTATGTCGGTGAGGCTGATTTCACCACTGCCGGCTTCCTGCTTGAGCCAGTCGGCGGCCGCCAGCAGTTTGCGGGCCAATGGTTGGTTGAGGTTGAGCTCGGCACCACTGTCTTCGGCCAGCTCATAGCGCAGATTGACTTCCACCTTGCCGCGGTTGAGGCGTTTGCGCAGCTTGTCCCTGAGCACGGGCTCCAGGCTGCGGAACTGCTCGGGCAGGCGCAGGTAGGTCTCAAGGTAACGCTGGTTGACCGAGCGGATCTCCCAGGAGGCGTTGCCCCAGGAGGCTTTGTGCTCAATACGAGCATAGGCTGTCATGCTTTGGATCATTGGCTTTTCCGCAGAAGTGATTCCGGATTGAAGGCCGATTATAACCACAAGACAGGGCAAAGATCAGTGCCTGGTACATAAAGCGGCGCCAGGGTGAGTATTTTTCCGCTATCGGCCCGGCTCTGGGCGCTAAATGCCAAGCCGGCATGGCATAGCGGCCGCCATGGCCCTATAATGTGCAGCCAACTAAATGAATCCCCCAAATTTACAGGAATCGCCATGCGTCCAGGTAATCGTACTCCGGCTCAAACCCGGCCCATCACCATCACCCGTCAGTTCACCGCCCATGCCGAAGGCTCGGTACTGGTGGAGTTCGGTGAGACCAAGGTGTTGTGCACCGCGAGCTTTACCGAGGGCGTACCCCGTTTCCTCAAGGGCCAGGGCCAGGGCTGGGTAACCGCCGAATACGGCATGCTGCCGCGTTCAACCCACACCCGCATGGACAGGGAAGCGGCCCGTGGCAAGCAGTCCGGTCGCACCCAGGAAATCCAGCGTCTTATCGGTCGCGCCCTGCGTGCAGCTGTGGATATGAAGCTGCTGGGTGAAAATACCCTGGTGATCGACTGTGACGTGATCCAGGCCGATGGCGGCACCCGCACCGCGGCCATTACAGGTGCCTGTGTGGCGCTGGTGGATGCCCTTAATTGGGCCCGCGGCAAGGGCATCATCAAGGCCAATCCCTTGAAGTTCCTGATCGCCGCCGTCAGTGTGGGCATTCACAATGGTGAGGCCATCTGCGATCTGGAATATGTGGAAGACAGCGCCGCAGAGACAGACATGAACGTGGTGATGACCGAGACCGGCAAGATCATCGAAGTGCAGGGTACCGCCGAGGGCGAACCCTTCAGCCACGAAGAGCTGCTCAGCATGCTGGAGCTGGCCAAGCACGGCATTCGCGAGATCATCGATGTGCAGAAGGCTGCACTGAACTGATCCCATCAAGGACCCCACGGGGTCCTTTTTAGCAACAGATTTAGCAATTGAATGTGACCCGCCAATAGTCGCGGGCGGTCACGGCAGTGACCCGAGTTAACCCTTAAAGGAGCGATTGTGAAAGCCTATCAGCGTGAGTTTATTGAGTTTGCCCTGGAGCGCAATGTACTGAGATTCGGCGAGTTTACCTTGAAGTCGGGTCGTACCAGCCCCTATTTCTTCAACGCCGGCCTGTTCAATACCGGTCGCGATCTGGCCCGTCTGGGACGTTTTTATGCGGCGGCGCTGATGGATGCCGGCATAGATTACGATTTGCTGTTTGGCCCGGCCTACAAGGGTATTCCCATCGCGACTACCACTGCTGTGGCCTTGGCCGAGCACCATGATGTGGATGTGCCTTACTGCTTCAATCGCAAGGAAAAGAAAGACCACGGCGAAGGTGGCACCCTGGTGGGCAGCGAGCTCAAGGGCAAGGTGATGCTGGTGGACGACGTGATCACCGCAGGTACCGCCATCCGCGAATCCATGGAAATCATCCAGGCCAACGGCGCGACCCTGGCCGGTGTGCTTATCGCCCTCGATCGTCAGGAGAAGGGCAAGGGTGAGTTGTCCGCCATTCAGGAAGTGGAGCGGGATTTTGGTTGCAGCATAGTGGCCATTATCAAGCTTGAAGACCTGATTGCCTATCTGGCCGAAAAGCCCGGCCGGGAGCAGGAACTGGCGGCCGTTCGTGCCTACCGTGAGCAATACGGCATCTAAGGCGCTAAGTGCAGATAGCAAAAAGCCAGACCTGAGTCTGGCTTTTTTGTTGTCCTGATTTTGAGAGCCGGCTTAGCGGCTCTTTTGCAGGAACTCGGCGCGGGTGGCCGGATTGGACTTGAAGATCCCGCCCAGGGCCGTGGTGGTGGTGGAGCTGGTGGAGTCCATCACACCGCGGGCTTTAACGCAGTAATGCACGGCATCAATCTTGACCGCCACATCCTTGGTTTCCAGCAGGGTCTGCAGAGCCACCAGAATTTGCTGGGTCAGCCGCTCCTGCACCTGGGGACGTTGGGAAAAGAAGCGCACTATGCGGTTGATCTTAGACAGACCGATGATCTTTTTACGCGGTAAGTAGGCCACGGTAGCCATGCCGTCTATGGTCACCAAATGATGTTCGCAGGTACTGGTCAGGCTGATGTCCTGCACCCGCACCATTTCGTCCACGCCCATCTTGTTGTCTATGACGGTGATCTTGGGGAAATTTTGGTAATCGAGACCGGAAAAAATTTCGTCCACATACATCTTGGCGATACGGCGGGGAGTGTCGGCCAGGCTGTCATCACGCAGATCCAAAGACATCAGGCTCAAAATGGCCTTCATGTGCTCTTCGATCTTGCTCTTGCGCTCTTCGCTGCTGAGACCGCAGGGAACCATGGGGGTTTCCAAGCCGTGTTCCAGCAGTGCTGATTGAACCTGAATTGCTGCTTCGGTAATTGCCATTGTTTCCTCCACCACTTAACGGGACGCGGTCGGCCGCCGCCATCCTCCGCAGGCATTCGACCGGAACAGACAGTCGGCCGAAATGCGGAAGCGGGAGGATACTCTCATTTGCTGCAAATTCATACTAAATTCGCACGTCAGCCCATGAAAAGGCCGCCCCATGGGACGGCCTTTTGGGATGTACGCTAAGCTATTAGAGCTTGAGGTTGGCTTTAAGGAACAGCAAAAGTTCCGAGTAATACTTGGCCCTGTGGGTTTCATTGTAGAAACCGTGGCCTTCGTTATCCATCACCAGGGTCTGATACGGATAATTGCGGGCCTTCAACGCATCTTCCAGAGCTTCGAATTGCTCTATTGGGGCTCGTTCATCTTTGCCACCGTGCACCAGCAGCAGCTTTGCCTTGAGCTTGTCAACGTTATGCACCGGAGACATGGCTTGCAAGGTGGCCTTGTCCTTGGGAAGAACGTCCTTCAAGTATGCTCGGCCGGACGCCCGTTGCTGTACGTCACCCTCTTCAAACATCATTTCCAGGTCGTAAATGCCGGCAAAGCTTACCGCGCACTTGAACAGATCCGGGGCCAGAATAGAGCTTTGCAGGGCACTGTAGCCGCCAAAGCTTCCTCCCACGATACAGATACGATTCTTATCTGCGGTGCCCTCTGCAATTAACTGTTGAGTGGCATCAATGATGTCATATTGAATGTCAGAACCCCATTTGCGGTAACCTGCTGATTCAAACGTTTCACCATATCCTCCCGAGCCTCGGAAATTGACTTGCAGAACCGCTATGCCATTGCTGGCCAGCAATTGGTTCTGTGGATCAAATGCCCAGTAATCCCTGGGACCGTGGGGACCACCATGGGGGTTGACCACCAAGGGCAGGCTTTTCCCTTCCGATCCGGGTGGAATGGTCAGGTAAGCCTGAACTTGAGTGCCATCCCGGGCAATAACTTTAAAGGGTCTAACCTCGGCCATCTTCTCTGGATCCACGGCATTATTGACTGAGACCAGATAGCGCAGTTTGTTGGTCTTGCTGTTAAACAAGTAGTAATCACCGGGATTACGATCATTAAAGGCGGCGATCACCATCAACTCACCTTTGTCATCTTCGCTGACAATTCGCACTTGGTGCCCGGGAAGTGCGGTAAGCAGATTCTTCATCAACTTGGCCCGTTCATCTTCCGGGTTTACAAACGCATAGGTGGGATAACCATCAGCGAATTCAATGGCGTACAACTGCTTGGTTTGGCCATTAATCCAGTATTTATCCGGATCGACTTTTGCGTCCTGAATGATCTTAGTTTTTTCGCCTTTCTTCAGATCTATTCTATATATTCCCTGCGTTTGACCTGATTCAGTACCTGCGGCATAAATGACATCTCCGCTGTCAGCAAATGACAAAGGCCGAAAGTTTTTCAATTGCAAATCCAAGTTTTTGCTCTGGAGCCAATCCCCATCCTCCCGGTAGTAGACTTGGGTTTTATTATTGCGATCAATACCCGAGACGAAACGGACATCACCCTCATCATCTGGTAAAAACTCGGCGTAACTGATTGGGGCTGTAGTAATTTTACGTCTGATGCCACGGTAGACATCCACTTTGTAGACATCGGCTGGTGTTTCTAAAAGCGGTCCGGAAGTGTTCCAGGAAAAGGCTTTGACCAACATGTTCTTTTTATCATTTTTTAATGGGTCAAGAATAAAAGCCGTGGCATTGATGGCCGTATTCTTCTTCAGGTGAGAGCCTGTTTGTTGTTGGCCATTGTTATAGCCAAATAAATAGGTGGCCTTGCTGCCATCTGCATTGACCGCAAAAAGTTCGCCGTAATACTGAGGCACATCGCTCCATCCTTTAAGGTACTCTTTTGCCAAAACGATGCGCTCACCATTGACCCATTCGTAGTCGCCGACTTGTGCATTTCCAGGGAAAAATACGGCATGTTTAAAATTAAGTGTCTCCGTGTCTAAAATCACCAGCTTAGCTTTGCCTTCATTGATCATGATAGCGCTCAAGTAGGTGCCGTCTGGTGATAATTTAACATTAGAATATTGGCTGGGACGGGCAAAAGTCTCTTCCTGTGTCATTGCATATGATGCCGTACTGAGGCCCAGCAATAAGGCGCAGATAAGTCTGTGCATTGGTATGTGACGTCCTTGTATGATGTGTTAGATTTTCGAGGCGAGTGTAATACAAAGGTTTGGTGTGGAAAAGAAAAAGGATGGCGATGCCATCCTTTTTATGAGTGAGTTAACTCTGTAGCAACTGTTGCTGAATAAAGGTCCACTGCTCATCAAAATGGGTGGTGGGCTTTATTTTAAACTCGCTGCGGATGTATTGGGCGATGCGGCCTTCGGCAAAGGCCAGTAATAAGTTGGCCAGAATGCCTTCGTCCAGATTGAAGCCCTTGCCTTCGCGCAGGGTCTTTTCCCGCAGTATTTGCTTGAGCTGGGTTTCTATTTTGGCGAACAGGGTGCCGATGCGATCCCGCAGGCGTTCATTTTCGCCCAGCAGGGCGTCGCCGCTGAGCACTCGGGAGATGCCGGGATTGCGCTCGGCAAACAACAACAGCAGTTGCAGCACCAACTGGCAACGGCGCATGGTGTCTTTTTCGTCGTCCATGATGAGGTTAATGCGCGACAGCAGCGACTCTTCAATAAACTCGATAAGACCTTCGAACATGCGGGCCTTGCTGGGGAAGTGGCGGTAAAGGGCCGC is part of the Shewanella cyperi genome and encodes:
- the pepN gene encoding aminopeptidase N, coding for MKKSIIASTLTGLLLMQGCSSAPGQVATNTTEAVTQIAFAPRVQSDALEQGYAAQRSALISKVDYRLSVDFTLGDESFSGTSVITFDYKPLTTLPLTVDFYQGAVETILINGKPAEFTYSKWFIEIPSQQLADGHNRIEIRYRANYGNTGTGLHRFKDPEDNAVYLYTDFEPYDANRLFPHFDQPDLKATYLLDVKAPADWQVISNQRESRIDEQENTRHWQFKQTDRFSSYVFALHAGPFVQWQDKAGDVPLRLFARKSMAKYVKPEEWFEPTKKSFAFFNQYFDIHYPYHKYDQLMVPDFNSGAMENVGAVTFNESYISRGEKTLDARRNHANTIAHELAHMWFGNLVTMKWWDGLWLNESFATFMSNLALYKTEMFPGVWENYYSSTKQWAYGTDDSVTTHAIQLDVANTTEAFSNFDGITYGKGGSVLKQLWFYLGEDKFREGVSHYLKTHSEKNTQLADFIGALQHSSGVNLDAWSKEWLYTSGLNNIKVSYQCKDERISQFSLQQGHGEHDSTLRTQKTRIALFNEKAGKLTKTRVEDLIYRGANTDVSSLIGAPCPDMVYPNEGDFAYAKVILDEKSHQTLKTHINGVSDNYTRLMLWQSLIDGVNEAEITPMEYVDFAMANLPKEQDETIIALVVDGLEYANNVLWEARRQGKQVQEEITNVESFAWQQLKAAKPGSDLQKLWFNLYIGSVDSPSHWHTLLGFISGKEQLDGFTLDQDKRWRLVGMANRFLQGDYQRLLEEEKQRDNSDRGKLSALATEVSRPLVDVKAKWFSTIQNDAANLKLREQQFIMFSLFNNEHPELRTPYLDTIIDTIPKLNDSADDRFLVSYANAMLPSNCNHDDAELLGKLLNEWQGLKFPVVRSLKVKKERVERCIKIMDKIPG
- a CDS encoding YicC/YloC family endoribonuclease; translated protein: MIQSMTAYARIEHKASWGNASWEIRSVNQRYLETYLRLPEQFRSLEPVLRDKLRKRLNRGKVEVNLRYELAEDSGAELNLNQPLARKLLAAADWLKQEAGSGEISLTDILRWPGVIATAEQDMDTISTELLQAFDTAIDQFIEARGREGSAIKEMLLTRLDGVEAQIALVRAHMPKVMEWQREKLTSRLAEIKAELDPARLEQELVLLAQKQDVAEEMDRLEAHVNEARRILKKGGSEGRRLDFMMQEFNRESNTLASKSINSEVTAAAVELKVIIEQMREQIQNVE
- the rph gene encoding ribonuclease PH, which produces MRPGNRTPAQTRPITITRQFTAHAEGSVLVEFGETKVLCTASFTEGVPRFLKGQGQGWVTAEYGMLPRSTHTRMDREAARGKQSGRTQEIQRLIGRALRAAVDMKLLGENTLVIDCDVIQADGGTRTAAITGACVALVDALNWARGKGIIKANPLKFLIAAVSVGIHNGEAICDLEYVEDSAAETDMNVVMTETGKIIEVQGTAEGEPFSHEELLSMLELAKHGIREIIDVQKAALN
- the pyrE gene encoding orotate phosphoribosyltransferase, giving the protein MKAYQREFIEFALERNVLRFGEFTLKSGRTSPYFFNAGLFNTGRDLARLGRFYAAALMDAGIDYDLLFGPAYKGIPIATTTAVALAEHHDVDVPYCFNRKEKKDHGEGGTLVGSELKGKVMLVDDVITAGTAIRESMEIIQANGATLAGVLIALDRQEKGKGELSAIQEVERDFGCSIVAIIKLEDLIAYLAEKPGREQELAAVRAYREQYGI
- the folE gene encoding GTP cyclohydrolase I FolE, which encodes MAITEAAIQVQSALLEHGLETPMVPCGLSSEERKSKIEEHMKAILSLMSLDLRDDSLADTPRRIAKMYVDEIFSGLDYQNFPKITVIDNKMGVDEMVRVQDISLTSTCEHHLVTIDGMATVAYLPRKKIIGLSKINRIVRFFSQRPQVQERLTQQILVALQTLLETKDVAVKIDAVHYCVKARGVMDSTSSTTTTALGGIFKSNPATRAEFLQKSR
- a CDS encoding alpha/beta hydrolase family protein, with amino-acid sequence MHRLICALLLGLSTASYAMTQEETFARPSQYSNVKLSPDGTYLSAIMINEGKAKLVILDTETLNFKHAVFFPGNAQVGDYEWVNGERIVLAKEYLKGWSDVPQYYGELFAVNADGSKATYLFGYNNGQQQTGSHLKKNTAINATAFILDPLKNDKKNMLVKAFSWNTSGPLLETPADVYKVDVYRGIRRKITTAPISYAEFLPDDEGDVRFVSGIDRNNKTQVYYREDGDWLQSKNLDLQLKNFRPLSFADSGDVIYAAGTESGQTQGIYRIDLKKGEKTKIIQDAKVDPDKYWINGQTKQLYAIEFADGYPTYAFVNPEDERAKLMKNLLTALPGHQVRIVSEDDKGELMVIAAFNDRNPGDYYLFNSKTNKLRYLVSVNNAVDPEKMAEVRPFKVIARDGTQVQAYLTIPPGSEGKSLPLVVNPHGGPHGPRDYWAFDPQNQLLASNGIAVLQVNFRGSGGYGETFESAGYRKWGSDIQYDIIDATQQLIAEGTADKNRICIVGGSFGGYSALQSSILAPDLFKCAVSFAGIYDLEMMFEEGDVQQRASGRAYLKDVLPKDKATLQAMSPVHNVDKLKAKLLLVHGGKDERAPIEQFEALEDALKARNYPYQTLVMDNEGHGFYNETHRAKYYSELLLFLKANLKL
- the slmA gene encoding nucleoid occlusion factor SlmA: MAIKEKINRRDHILQCLAQMLETSPGQRITTAKLAAEVGVSEAALYRHFPSKARMFEGLIEFIEESLLSRINLIMDDEKDTMRRCQLVLQLLLLFAERNPGISRVLSGDALLGENERLRDRIGTLFAKIETQLKQILREKTLREGKGFNLDEGILANLLLAFAEGRIAQYIRSEFKIKPTTHFDEQWTFIQQQLLQS